From a single Sorghum bicolor cultivar BTx623 chromosome 5, Sorghum_bicolor_NCBIv3, whole genome shotgun sequence genomic region:
- the LOC110435619 gene encoding uncharacterized protein LOC110435619, with protein sequence MASSSSHHDARSAFRHPVSDKLTRNNFVLWKTQFLPAVRGAKALGILEGTTPEPPQELEADVDGKKKKIPNPEHDSWVEKDQQLLGYLVNSVSKEVLAGITTATTSAQAWKALGVMFAAQSRARVTNLRMQLATVKKGDLTTVEYFNKIQNIKDELASAGVTINDDEVVAHMLNGLDFDYHPFVSSMMGRSGDLSLSELYSLLMEYDLRLEMYQGAEQHQSSANVASRGRGNRGRSGGRRGGGRSNLGRPGQSNQNFSKQGKNQQSNQKQPCQICRKDNHEAKQCYFRYEEDDQYRGRPSAAYGIDTNWYADSGATNHVTGELEKLSVRDRYNGSDQVHTANGTGQGHEEDSVPR encoded by the exons ATGGCGTCGTCCTCCTCGCATCACGACGCAAGATCAGCCTTCAGACACCCGGTGTCGGACAAACTGACCCGGAACAACTTCGTTCTATGGAAGACCCAGTTCCTCCCGGCTGTTCGTGGTGCCAAGGCGCTAGGCATCTTGGAAGGTACCACACCTGAACCGCCGCAGGAACTGGAAGCTGACGTCGACGGCAAGAAAAAGAAGATTCCCAATCCGGAGCATGACTCATGGGTTGAAAAAGATCAGCAGCTACTTGGCTATCTGGTTAACTCGGTCTCCAAGGAGGTCCTAGCCGGAATTACGACTGCAACGACCTCTGCCCAAGCATGGAAGGCACTAGGGGTTATGTTTGCAGCACAATCACGAGCGCGAGTTACTAATCTGCGCATGCAATTGGCCACCGTCAAGAAGGGAGACCTCACAACGGTGGAATACTTCAACAAAATTCAGAACATCAAAGACGAACTTGCTTCAGCCGGCGTCACCATTAATGATGATGAGGTTGTTGCTCATATGCTTAATGGATTAGATTTTGATTATCATCCGTTTGTGTCCTCTATGATGGGTCGTTCAGGAGATCTCTCGCTCTCTGAACTTTATTCCCTTTTGATGGAATATGACCTTCGGCTGGAGATGTATCAAGGAGCAGAACAACACCAGTCCTCGGCCAATGTGGCATCCCGAGGACGTGGGAACCGTGGGCGCTCTGGAGGTCGTCGTGGTGGCGGCAGATCCAATCTAGGGCGTCCAGGACAGAGCAATCAGAACTTCAGCAAACAAGGCAAAAATCAGCAAAGCAACCAGAAACAGCCGTGTCAAATTTGTAGGAAGGATAATCATGAAGCCAAGCAGTGCTACTTCCGCTACGAAGAAGATGATCAATACCGTGGCAGGCCTTCTGCAGCTTATGGTATTGACACAAATTGGTATGCTGATAGTGGGGCTACAAATCATGTGACTGGCGAATTGGAAAAACTCTCAGTCCGAGATCGGTATAATGGGAGTGATCAAGTCCATACTGCTAACGGTACAG GACAAGGACACGAAGAAGATTCTGTACCGCGGTAG